The DNA sequence GGACTGGTGAAGTTATAAACCGGGGGTTGATGAGGAATATAATCAAGATGCTTATGGATTTGGGTTCATCTGTTTACCAAGAAGACTTCGAGAAGCCTTTCCTTGAGGTATCTGCCAATTTTTACAGTGTTGAGTCTCAGCAGTTCATCGAGTGCTGTGATTGTGGGGATTACCTGAAGAAAGCTGAGAGACGCCTAACTGAAGAGATGGAGAGAGTCTCCCACTACCTGGATGCGAAGAGTGAAACCAAGATAACTAATGTGGTGGAGAGGGAGATGATTGCAAACCACATGCAGAGGTTAGTCCATATGGAGAACTCAGGATTGGTGAGCATGCTAGTGGATGATAAGTATGAAGACTTGGGGAGGATGTACAACTTGTTCCGCAGGGTACCCGATGGACTTTCTACAATAAGAGATGTGATGACTGGTCATATTCGCGAAACTGGTAAGCAGTTGGTTACTGATCCTGAGAGGTTAAAGGATCCTGTGGACTTTGTCCAGCGGCTCTTGGATGAAAAGGATAAACATGATAAGATTATCAGCTTGGCCTTCAACAATGACAAGACATTCCAGAATGCTTTGAATTCCTCCTTTGAGTACTTCATTAATTTGAACCCTCGGTCTCCAGAATTTATTTCCTTGTTTGTAGATGATAAGCTTCGTAAAGGCCTGAAAGGTGTCAGTGAAGAGGATGTAGAGATTGTCCTGGACAAGGTGATGATGCTTTTCCGCTACCTGCAAGAAAAGGATGTGTTTGAGAAATACTACAAGCAACACTTGGCAAAGCGGCTTCTTTCAGGCAAAACTGTATCAGATGATGCAGAGAGAAGTCTGATAGTTAAGCTGAAGACAGAATGTGGTTATCAGTTCACTTCCAAATTGGAAGGCATGTTTACAGACATGAAGACCTCACAGGATACAATGCAAGGGTTCAATGCTAGCCAGGCTGCTGATACCGGGGATAGTCCTACACTTGCCGTCCAGGTTCTCACAACAGGGTCATGGCCGACTCAACCAAGCTCCACCTGCAATCTGCCAGCTGAGATTCTGGGAGTGTGTGAGAAGTTCCGGGCGTATTATCTAGGAACACATACTGGACGGAGATTGTCTTGGCAAACAAACATGGGCACTGCTGATCTGAAAGCAACCTTTGGGAAGGGGCAGAAGCATGAGCTGAATGTGTCCACATACCAGATGTGTATACTCATGCTGTTCAACAATGCTGACTGCCTGACCTATAAGGAGATTGAACAGGCAACGGAGATACCAGCCTCAGACTTGAAGAGGTGCTTGCAGTCATTGGCCTGTGTGAAGGGGAAGAATGTTCTTAGGAAGGAACCAATGAGCAAGGATATTGGTGAAGATGATGCCTTTTTCTTCAATGATAAGTTCACTAGCAAGTTCTACAAGGTGAAGATAGGCACGGTGGTTGCACAGAAGGAGTCAGAGCCAGAAAAGCAAGAGACCCGGCAGAGAGTGGAGGAGGACAGGAAGCCCCAGATTGAGGCTGCAATTGTGAGGATCATGAAGTCAAGGAGGGTCCTGGATCACAACAATATTGTTGCTGAAGTCACAAAACAGTTGCAGTCACGCTTCCTGCCCAACCCTGTTGTAATAAAGAAACGGATCGAATCCCTTATTGAGCGGGAGTTCTTGGAGAGGGACAAAGTAGACAGGAAACTGTATCGGTATCTAGCCTGAAAATGAATTTACAATGCGTTGCCTCTTATAGTCGAGGCCTTTTGCCTTGAGGTGGAGTTGTATCCTTCATTTGGTGATAAAGTGTCCTTGAATTGCTGCAAGCTATGGCTTTCACCGAATATTGTTTATCGCCCTCTGCTGCAGGTTGTcctattcttcatttttttctgctTTAAAATGCCAGATTCGATCTTTTCGGATAAATTTCTGTGATAGAAAGTTCCCTTGGATTTTAAATTAACTGTTAACTTGGGGAGTTTATGTACCATGGTAGCAGCTAGTGATGTTGGGGGTTTCATTTGTGTATTTCCCATTCTCGTGAAAGGGCTTGACAGAATGTACTGGATTCATGCAACAATTAGGGAATGGGGATGGCGTTAGGTGCCTCCCTAGTCTTGTGTTCTTGTTAAAATTACTCTTCTTTATCGTCATTGGCTATGAAGAAGTTCTTGAGTCTTGAGGGCTGGACTCTGTTAACATTCCATAGCTAATTGAGTTTGGTTGAAACCATACTCAGGCGGATATTCCATGGTCAATGAAGATGATTGCGTGATCCTCGCAGGGCAAATGTGATACAAGAAAAGTAAGGTGttgccaaggattaaagtatcggtatcgattaccgtatcggtcgatcaaaattaagatacgtatcggatggtatcgtattgtatcgaagatacgttaaagatacgcacataaatggatatgaagcacctttttaaacacttttacataaaaaatttgttaaaaaaaaactattgataatatgtattatgcataaacactaaattgagggtatcgcactaagaattcaaggtttgtagttgtcccataaatgtaaaattcttgtttccaacattgatttccactttagttagagagaaatatgactggcagcaacttagaaacaaaaacccttcaaaaattcgtgttttctaaaaaaaatactcatcttggccattatatgaccgtagcgcactatatcggtacataccaaTATTCAAcgatacgtattgatcgatacatatagatactcatcgatacgtattgatactcatcgatacgtaccgatcgatacatacaaattctcatcgatacgtactgatacgtaccgaaatgtatatttcaccttgattttatatttttcatagtatcagtacgtatcgatagtgtattggtgcacatcgatatgtatcataggatatatatctatacgaaaggattttaaaagttacatgtatcgtatcggtgtgtatcatatcgatcgactaaatttaagatacgtatcagagggtatcgtattggtatcggagatactttaaaccataggTGTGGCGATGCGGGATATGCTCCATTACAATTTGGTATATTTTTAAGAAACAatgtgttgctgccaaaaatccgtatgagctgacctgcacaagcatagacggcaaaggcccggagctttgttcggggttagtcctccgacgctcaagttagggattggccgcacagtttttgtataggagtaatggtgggggtattgatgcttacctagTTACCTTCTACCTTCCTCTcgggccttcttatatagctcttatggtttagggtttcccctttcctcggaggagtcttcctcgagtctacctcctttccttttagagtcctatttCAATACATCCTACCCCTTCgtgggggatattctcttcacgcggttgatgTGGTAGAGTCCTGACAGCCCCTAttaggtgggtgacacgtgtccaagtgggtgacgcgtgtccttaccctactggacaGTCAGTTTGGCTGTATCAGGAACCCCCTTACTCCCGTCAGGAGACTCTTCTtgtgggagtaatcaaaattttcatcttttctcttctccccactttttttttttttgagtcccttcggccttattccttctgcttcggctttagttctgcttgcAACCGAGAGCTTCAGTCAGCCgatgtgaagaccttcggtcagttcagcTCAACCTTGCCCGAGCCCCGACATAGATAGGACCCtcggtcagtttggctcggccttgttcgagaccccgaccgaggtaaggaccttcggccaagtccgttcagctttgccgaactcccaactgaggtgagcggtcaggtccgttcggctttggtcgagccctcgaccgaggtgaggaccttcgatcagctcggctcagccttagcctgagcccccgaccgaggtaaggaccttcggtgaggtccgttcagctttagccgaactcccaaccaaggtgaggaccttcggtcaagtccgtttggctttggccgaactctcgaccaaggtgaggaccttcgatcaggtccgttcggctttggccgacccccgactgaggtgaggactttcggtcagctcggctcggcctttgcttgagcccccaaccgaggtgagaccttcggtcagctcaactcggccttagcctgagcccccgaccgaggtgagggcCTTCgttaagctcagctcggccttaacctgagcccccaaccgaggcaagtaccttcggtcaggtccgttcagctttggccaaactcccaaccaaggtgaggactttcggtcaggtccgttcggctttggccaaactcccaatcgaggtgaggactttcggtcaagtccgttcgactttggccgaactcccgaccgaggtgaggaccttcagtcagatcggctcggccttagcctgagcccccgaccgaggcaaggaccttcggtcaggttcgttcagctttggccgaactcccaaccaaggtgaggactttcggttaggtccgttcggctttggccgagcccccgactgaggtgaggaccttcggtcagctcgaatcggcctttgcctgagcccccaaccgaggtgagaccttcggtcaactcggctcggccttagcctgaccCCCCGActaaggtgaggaccttcggtaaGCTTGgatcggccttagcctgagcccccgaccgaggcaaggaccttcggtcaggtccgttcagctttggccgaacttccaactgaggtgaggactTTCGGTCAGGACTGaccggctttggccgaactcccaaccgaggtgaggaccttcggtcagatcggctcggccttagcctgagccctcgaccgaggtgaggaccttcagtcagctTGGCTCGGCCTTCACCTAAAGCTTGacctgatacagccaaattgacTGTCCAGGAGGGTAAGGATGCGTCACCCacttggacacgtgtcacccacctaaTAGGGGCTgccaggactctaccacgtcaaccgcgtgaagagaatatcccccacgaaggggtaggacgtatcggagtaggactctaaaaggaaaagaggtagactcgaggaagactcctccgaggaaaggggaaaccctaaaccctaagagctatataaaaaggcccgagaggaaggtagaaggtaagcatcaatacccccaccattactcctatacaaAAATTGTGCGGCCAATCCCTatcttgagcgtcggaggactaaccccggacaaatcTCCGGGCCtttgccgtctgtgcttgtgtaggtcagctcatatggatttttggcaacaacagattggcgccgtctgtgggaatgacagtaatggtggggagaacctacaatcgtaagaagacaAGAGCAGCGTCGAACATGAATATGAGGGAGGAACCTTCAGgggggctccctccctcgacggaGATAGGACAAGAAAGGGGCAATGATGACCGGGAAGGATTCGTAAGGTACCAGCGTTCGGTCGGACATTCAGTACGCGGAGATAATGATCCTCTGCCCCCTCCTGaagcgcaggaatatgtgacaaggaagcaattcgaagccctccaggacaaatatgaccgaatgaccgaggcaatgaaggaggtctccaaagctgtctcttaGAAGACCGGTGGAGCACCGCCTGGCCCCCACATCCAGCATAAGAgggctcgagacgaggaccggagcagtacaggatcgataagcTCCGGTCACAACCTTCGAAACTGAGCAATGAGGGAGACTcccgcacccaggggaaggacgcggcgtgccgccagagacccacatggggaaccacgccagGGAGACGAACAGAGGCACGAGGACTCAGGTTTAAAGCAGATGGTCCTGGacatgaaagatgagatcaagaaggtggcagataATCATACAGGAGCTCgagagccagacctcactaatgacacggcccTAGCtaatgaggtcatgagggattcGCTCCCGATCAGCTTTTgcctgcccaagtatgacacgtatgacgggtctggggaccccgtcgatcatctggaaggcttcaaggtcaccatgcagttccatcgagtctcggaAAATATTGTGTCGCGCCCTACCATTaacattcagaggagcggcaaggctatggtacaaccgtctgccaacaaagtcgatccacagcttcagcgatctaggctacttcttcgtgaagggattctccagtagccaacctgtaataccc is a window from the Macadamia integrifolia cultivar HAES 741 chromosome 5, SCU_Mint_v3, whole genome shotgun sequence genome containing:
- the LOC122079290 gene encoding cullin-3A-like, with the protein product MSAQKKRTFQIEAFKHRVVMDPKYAEKTWKILEHAIHEIYNHNASGLSFEELYRNAYNMVLHKFGDKLYSGLVSTMTLHLKEISKSIEAAQGASFLEELNRKWTDHNKALQMIRDILMYMDRTFIPFTHKTPVHELGLNLWRDNIIHLSKIQARLLNTLLELVHRERTGEVINRGLMRNIIKMLMDLGSSVYQEDFEKPFLEVSANFYSVESQQFIECCDCGDYLKKAERRLTEEMERVSHYLDAKSETKITNVVEREMIANHMQRLVHMENSGLVSMLVDDKYEDLGRMYNLFRRVPDGLSTIRDVMTGHIRETGKQLVTDPERLKDPVDFVQRLLDEKDKHDKIISLAFNNDKTFQNALNSSFEYFINLNPRSPEFISLFVDDKLRKGLKGVSEEDVEIVLDKVMMLFRYLQEKDVFEKYYKQHLAKRLLSGKTVSDDAERSLIVKLKTECGYQFTSKLEGMFTDMKTSQDTMQGFNASQAADTGDSPTLAVQVLTTGSWPTQPSSTCNLPAEILGVCEKFRAYYLGTHTGRRLSWQTNMGTADLKATFGKGQKHELNVSTYQMCILMLFNNADCLTYKEIEQATEIPASDLKRCLQSLACVKGKNVLRKEPMSKDIGEDDAFFFNDKFTSKFYKVKIGTVVAQKESEPEKQETRQRVEEDRKPQIEAAIVRIMKSRRVLDHNNIVAEVTKQLQSRFLPNPVVIKKRIESLIEREFLERDKVDRKLYRYLA